The sequence CGGCTTCCTCGTCACCCCCACCGGCGGCAGCCTGGGGCGGCTCTCGCCGGACGCGCTGGCGCGGATCGATGGCGAGGGCCGGCCGGTGCCGGGACCGAAGCCGTCAAAGGAATTCGCCTTCCATCTCGCTCTGTTCGAGACGCGGCCGGAGGTGGGGGCGATCGTGCATCTGCACTCCACCTATCTGACCGCCCTGTCCTGCCTCGAAGACCTGCCGACCGACAACGCCCTGCGCCCCTTCACGCCCTATTATGTGATGCGCGCCGGCTATATGCCGGTCATTCCCTATTACCCCCCCGGCGCGCCGGAAATCGCCCGCGACCTCGCGGTGGCGGCGAAGGCGCACCCGGTCAACGCCTTCCTGCTCGCCTCCCATGGTGTGGTGGTGCTGGGCAAGGATCTGGAAGACGCGGTCAACAATGCCGAGGAGCTGGAAGAGACCGCGCGGCTCGCCTTCCTCCTGCGCGGCGAGAAGATCCGCTACCTCAGCGAAGCCGAGATCGCCGAACTGCGCGCCATGGGACGCTGAGGCAGGACGCCTGACATGGGCGCTCGTGGCACGAACTGAGCCGGCAAAGCTCCCGCCCGCCGCGTCCGCAAAGGCGCGGCTCGGCCGCCACGGCAGGGCGGGATTTTCAGCCCGTTAATAAATATGCTAGGCCATTGGGCGTGAAACGAGTGAAAACACGACCCGCCCCGGCCTCGACGCCGCTCACCGTCGCCAGCCTCGCGCTGCTGGCGGGCGGCATGCTCGTGGCGGCGGTCCCGGCCTCAGCCGCGACCAATCCGGGCGCGACCAAGAAGAACGCCCCCTTGCGCACCGTGCGCGTGGTGGCGGCCACGCTCGCCCGCGTCGTGCCGCCGCCGGTTCTGGCGCCGGTGCCGCGCTGCCCGGCCGATCTCGTCGCCCCTTCCTACAGTGCGTGG comes from Ancylobacter polymorphus and encodes:
- a CDS encoding aldolase, which encodes MSLNERAELLCTLCKSLFDRGYSVGGAGNVSVRLEQGGFLVTPTGGSLGRLSPDALARIDGEGRPVPGPKPSKEFAFHLALFETRPEVGAIVHLHSTYLTALSCLEDLPTDNALRPFTPYYVMRAGYMPVIPYYPPGAPEIARDLAVAAKAHPVNAFLLASHGVVVLGKDLEDAVNNAEELEETARLAFLLRGEKIRYLSEAEIAELRAMGR